In Candidatus Poribacteria bacterium, the genomic window AATACCACTATCAACAAGGACATAAACGAGTCCTACGCCTTTGTTCGCGAGGCTGTTGACGGCTTCAGTTTCAGCAGCAGGATTGTACCAACTGTTGGTGAAAACGGTGTCAACGGTGATCTCTTTATTGACGCTCTGTGCTCCTAACGCAAAGGCATTGATTATCCAGAGCACTGGGGGAATTGGATGCGATGTTACAAAACCGAATTGAGGGTTATCTTTTGATGTCATGGCAGCGACAACCCCCGCAAGATAGGCGGCCTCCCACATGTTAGAACTATAGGTTCCGAGATTTTCAGATTGTTTGTTGCCCAAGCAGTGCATGAAGGTTACATCTGGATTTTTCGCCGCCACTTTTAAAGCCAAGTCAAGGTAACCGTAGGAAGTTGCGAAAATGAGTTCTGCACCTTCGTCGATCATACGCTGCATAATACGTTCGGCTTCTGCGTTCTCTGGAATATTCTCGGCAACTACAGTATGCACGTGATCGCGGAGTCTGGCTTCCAAAGCTAACCTACC contains:
- a CDS encoding BMP family ABC transporter substrate-binding protein, translated to MRNNQSRTLTKIWVFIAVAAVLGCLAWTLNSTAQDTTPEKTSEKLHVGFVLVGPTSDWGFNYQHNQGRLALEARLRDHVHTVVAENIPENAEAERIMQRMIDEGAELIFATSYGYLDLALKVAAKNPDVTFMHCLGNKQSENLGTYSSNMWEAAYLAGVVAAMTSKDNPQFGFVTSHPIPPVLWIINAFALGAQSVNKEITVDTVFTNSWYNPAAETEAVNSLANKGVGLVYVLVDSGI